The window GTATTCCAGTAGCATTACAAGTGCTGCTTTGAGTGGTAAGGGCATTGGTGGATACTTACGCAAGCTGGCCGCTATAATCCCAGGTACTATTCCATGGACCCGTGCCCTGTAATTTCATTGTAAGTAGGATGAAAATCGCGGAATGGATTAATACCATCTTACATCGGCCCATTCGGTTTGGATATTCGGTTTTCCGCCAGAATTAAATGGGCGCTCAGGGTTGCTCTGATAATTGTGCCACGTCTCAAACAGCTGTTAGTTCTAGAAGATATACCGACCTTCTGTCGTATGTCAGGATTGTCTGTGAGTACACACCGCAATATCGAAGTATTTTTCACCACCCGCTTGCTGTAGCTCATAAAGAATGTTTCTCTCTTGGCGTGCGCCGGTAGCATCGCAACAGCTGACATCTACTTTTGGGAAAGCTTTTTTAAGCGTAGGATATAGAACCTCTAGGAAATCCTTGGCTTGGAACCCGTCTGATAGCATACTCTCGTAAGTAAAAGGGTTGAAATCAGGCTCATTCCAGGCACCCAAAAGCGAGATGTCAATGCCTTGTTCCTTATAGAATCTGACATATTGGACGAGATAATCTGCGTAAGCTTGACGCCAATCATGTTCGCAATTGGTACCTCGCACACCACAGATTTGCCCACCAAGGTTCTCTGTTCCCACAGTTTTCATGCAACCAGGGGCAGACCAAGCATCGGCATAGACGTAAAGTTCCGGATTAAACTTGAGAGCCGTTTTTGTGAGATTGAATTGGCAGTTGTCACTTCCATCCCAAACGTAATTGAACTTCCCCTGCGGCGTTGCCGGGCATGTTGGAAGAATGGTCGTTCCTGGGGATGAGCCAATATCGTTTCGCACGATTGAGAGGCCGCCGATATTTTCATCAAAAAGAACCTGTGTAACTCTCTGTTGGTTTTCTGGCGATAGGCCTGAAGATCCGAATTGCTGGCATGCGACCCCAAAAGCTCCGGAGCAGCCGCCCCCAATCATGGTTTGGTATGTTTGACGAGCATTGATCTTGATGTTAGCAGCGTATTTGGAGCTGGGGGTGTAACTCCATGCTGAGCTTTGACCCAATAGGGATAAATAAACGGAAAACGTAGCCTTCATTTCAATAGCTAATTTGACTGAATTGATAAACGACCTGGTATTAATGATGTTCACTGGGTTCAACAAAACAGATCCATTCCTTTCGAACCGCTGCTTGGTACTTGGCCATTTTATTCCCCTGGAATGCATTTGAGCCCCTCACTTATTCAGGCCACTTGAATTGGAAACTCACAGATTTATCCGGTCGCCATGCTGTATACATGTTCGATCCCTGCCGGATAGGCAGCCGAAGAGGGACCATTTAGCCTTTTTAACCGCAATGACGTTCTTTGCGGATATGATGCAGGGGCTGCATTCTGGGATAGACCAATGGTATAGAGAGCTGTTCGGCGTACCTAAACTATTGAAAAACGCAAAGTTTGGCTAAAAGGCTCGTATCCATACTATCAGACTTGCAAGATGATGGTACGGCGTTGTCCAGACTCGAGATATTCTACGGCAAAGCTACTTTTGCCTAACTACGGTTTGTTCGGCCCCTTCAATAAAGAAAGCTCCAAAAAAGCTTCTTCGCTATTACTGTGGATTTGGTTTACGTATTTGGaaggcttataatattattactaatagtGTACAGATCGCTTGATACAGGTATACCAAAGCTGAAAATGGAGATGTTGATTCTTCTGTAACAGTTGAGTCAACATGTTGCATTAGCTAGCGTAGTTTTATACTGCTATCAAGCCTTGGTTCCCCGGTAAAAGGATTGGTAAACGATGAAATATATGATTGTATACATTTACTAATCAGGAGCTTCCCAGCTTACACTTCACTTTTGTATAAGTAGTTCGCGCAGATTATGCTTAGTTTTGGTTACTAGAAGCCAATGGCGGTTCTTTTATTGTGAATAGCGAAGTTAAAGCTGGCTTTACCAAATCTAGTGTTTGGCAGGCGTTCTTTATGTGAATTGAGTAGTTTGACGGTATCGGCTCACAAACCCTCATCTACCGCCTTTTACGTGTCAGGGCATAAACAATGGCAAGCAATAGCCATAGATACATCTTCATTCTACTTATACTATCATTTTAATCGCTGTTGCCTATGTATAGTACCGGACTTACTTCATTGCCTCCAGAGAGAGGTGAGACCTTCAGGATGCTAGTATACGTCAGTTCTCTCAGCAGTGTAACCAGCCTTGATCAGTCTCTCTGTCCTTGCTGTGAAGCGACATATcaataaattaaaagcatGCAACAAGTAGTTTCATTCAGTCCGAGAAGTAAATCTCCAAGTATTCTTGCATGTGACTAGTTTATGATGTAATAGGATGGACTGAGTGGTAGGTAAACACGAAATTTGTTTTCAATTCTCCAGATGATCAATATCCTTTTGGTACAACAATATTATGTTAGACCTCGTAAATCGCCTCGTCCTGAGGTGGAGCAAGAGTCCCAAATATATCGTATTCGTCCCATTCAAGCCTAGGTGCGACACCTTCTAACTTCCAGGCTTCGTCAATCTTTCTATACCAATGCGTTGTAACTCCGTGACCATGCCCTTTGTTTGCCACTTTCTGTAGAGACTCGTCCACGTATCGTTGATGGGCTACCCGGATTTGATACGCGACTCTGACTGTGCCGTCGCTCAAACGCTCCCATTGAGATCCACCTAGAAGATGCTGAGTCTTTAATCGCTTGTCCCCTATCATGCCAATAAGTATAGCCGAGTACTCCTCCGGAGACAGATTTTCATGCAAAGCCCCTTGAAGGCTTCGAAAGTCCAATCGGATCGAGGAGGCAAGGCATTTTTGCAGACGATCCCAGTCTTTGGTATCATAGCTTTCCGCCCATTCAAAAGCAACATTGCGGATAGCAAGGTAGTCTAAAGCCTTACGATAAGCACACAAGAGCCTTGGGAGATAGAAGGATCTAACCTTGGAGTGAAATATCAGTAGACATTATAAGCAGTAGTATGAAAACAGGCTTTTTCCATGTGGTTGGCAGATGAATACTGGTATTGAGGGAATTATATCGtgatttatataatatacaaTACCCCACTAcctatttttataaattcgCTATTAGCCGATTGTATTATTTGCTCAAAAGTGGGGTTGGAACTCAGTAGGATTCCATAATACTATTGAAGTAAAGACTAGCTACATTCTTTACAGTTACCAGCTTATTATATACACGTATAAATGGCATCTTCGATTTAAACAAAATGTGGTCTCATACTAATGCTAGTCAGCTACAATGGGCTTCTACTGTATGCTACAGATGTTTTATTTAAACTACCTTGGCTGCTAAAAGTACCGTCGTGCGGGTAATAAAACCTCCATAGGTCTACTTCAATGCCAAGTCCTAGGCTTCTTTGTCATTGAAGTTAGCCTAACAGAGTGAAGCTTACTCTTGGATAGAGTGAAGCTATCCTATCCATAGTATTGATGACGCCAATCGAGT is drawn from Trichoderma atroviride chromosome 7, complete sequence and contains these coding sequences:
- a CDS encoding uncharacterized protein (EggNog:ENOG41~CAZy:GH30), which produces MIGGGCSGAFGVACQQFGSSGLSPENQQRVTQVLFDENIGGLSIVRNDIGSSPGTTILPTCPATPQGKFNYVWDGSDNCQFNLTKTALKFNPELYVYADAWSAPGCMKTVGTENLGGQICGVRGTNCEHDWRQAYADYLVQYVRFYKEQGIDISLLGAWNEPDFNPFTYESMLSDGFQAKDFLEVLYPTLKKAFPKVDVSCCDATGARQERNILYELQQAGGEKYFDIASNPERPFNSGGKPNIQTEWADGTGPWNSTWDYSGQLAEGFQWALYMHNAFVNSDTSGYTHWWCVQDTTGDNALIRLRGNSYEVSSRVWAFAQYFRFARPGAVRVDATSDVENVYVTAYVNKNGTVAIPVINAAHFPYDLTIDLEGIKKRKLSEYLTDNTHNVTLQSRYKISGSSLKVTVEPRAMKTFWLE